From one Polynucleobacter sp. UK-FUSCHL-C3 genomic stretch:
- a CDS encoding GspH/FimT family pseudopilin encodes MINRDKEKISIKSISQQSGFTLMELLAVITLLSLMLFLGLPLIQSQYYGHELEHTARQFIRHAQFARQHALYSGTHTVIHPREEGEDGWGLGWQIKVLTPYSADEMANSILVQYDLPASIQIDSHRFRDPHSKVMQIIFNPAGAAKTQHGGFVANRLIVSHAKASHLQRHIILAASGRWRICDPNTPASKKDASC; translated from the coding sequence ATGATTAACAGGGACAAAGAAAAAATATCTATCAAGTCTATATCCCAGCAAAGCGGCTTTACTCTAATGGAGTTATTAGCAGTGATCACCTTATTAAGTTTGATGCTTTTTTTGGGTCTACCGCTTATACAATCCCAATACTATGGGCATGAGTTGGAGCATACAGCGAGGCAGTTTATTCGGCACGCTCAATTTGCTCGGCAACATGCTTTATATAGCGGGACACATACCGTAATTCATCCGCGAGAAGAGGGCGAGGATGGATGGGGTCTTGGCTGGCAAATCAAGGTCTTAACGCCATACTCTGCTGATGAGATGGCTAATTCCATATTGGTTCAGTATGATTTACCTGCTTCTATTCAAATTGATTCGCATCGTTTTCGAGATCCGCATTCCAAGGTGATGCAAATCATCTTCAATCCAGCTGGTGCGGCTAAGACCCAGCATGGGGGCTTTGTAGCCAACCGCTTAATCGTCTCCCATGCAAAGGCCAGCCACTTACAGCGCCACATTATTTTGGCAGCTAGCGGCCGATGGCGTATCTGTGATCCAAATACTCCAGCTTCTAAAAAAGATGCCTCATGTTGA
- a CDS encoding riboflavin synthase codes for MFTGIITAIGEITKIASKGDGFHLEISTPATYLDDVVIGDSIAIQGACMTVTGLRGTLFECDVSQESISKTAGLDKPSKVNLEKALRFNDRLGGHLVSGHVDGVGKVSEFKPVDNDPYASWKLVILASKSLAPYLAYKGSVVVNGVSLTVNQAGSKDLPECPIEINIIPHTLAQTTLGQLKVGDAVNLEIDLIARYVARMLGKD; via the coding sequence ATGTTTACTGGAATCATTACCGCCATTGGTGAGATCACCAAGATTGCATCTAAAGGGGACGGCTTTCATCTAGAAATCTCAACACCAGCCACCTATCTCGATGATGTGGTGATTGGTGACAGCATTGCGATTCAGGGCGCCTGTATGACCGTTACCGGTTTAAGAGGCACTCTGTTTGAGTGCGATGTTTCTCAAGAATCAATTAGTAAGACCGCGGGCCTTGATAAACCCTCTAAGGTCAACCTAGAAAAAGCCCTTCGCTTTAATGATCGCCTAGGGGGGCATTTAGTGAGCGGTCACGTCGATGGGGTTGGCAAAGTTTCTGAATTCAAGCCAGTAGACAATGATCCCTATGCCTCTTGGAAGCTCGTCATTTTGGCTTCAAAATCGCTTGCCCCCTATCTTGCTTATAAGGGCTCTGTAGTGGTCAACGGCGTATCGTTAACGGTCAATCAAGCTGGATCAAAAGATCTACCCGAGTGCCCAATTGAGATCAATATCATCCCGCATACGCTTGCGCAAACTACTTTGGGGCAACTAAAAGTGGGCGATGCTGTGAACTTAGAGATTGATCTGATCGCGCGCTATGTAGCGCGTATGTTGGGTAAAGATTAA
- the nusB gene encoding transcription antitermination factor NusB: MSNKTANTGAHKRSLTPRRRAREYALQGVYQCLVLKIAGELNDLPLAISSVTKQLSEDPAFQKCQQDLFSSIFKGVMNRSQELDALITPELDRPIAELSPVEHAALLIGAYELAADLSVPYKVAINEAVELTKTFGGTDGHKYVNGVLDQLAQKLRHAETSS; the protein is encoded by the coding sequence TTGAGTAATAAAACAGCAAATACTGGGGCGCACAAGCGCTCACTCACACCTCGCCGTCGTGCGCGCGAATACGCACTTCAGGGCGTCTATCAATGCTTGGTTCTTAAAATAGCTGGGGAGCTGAATGATCTTCCCTTGGCGATTAGTTCTGTTACCAAGCAATTGAGTGAAGATCCTGCTTTTCAGAAATGCCAACAGGATTTGTTCTCAAGTATCTTCAAAGGGGTCATGAATCGCAGTCAAGAACTGGATGCTCTCATTACCCCAGAGCTCGATCGGCCCATTGCTGAGCTTTCTCCTGTGGAGCATGCTGCCCTCTTAATTGGTGCCTATGAACTCGCAGCGGACCTGTCAGTCCCCTACAAAGTAGCCATCAATGAAGCTGTTGAGCTAACCAAAACCTTTGGGGGAACGGATGGCCACAAATATGTGAATGGCGTTCTTGATCAACTCGCCCAAAAACTACGACATGCTGAAACAAGCAGCTAA
- a CDS encoding undecaprenyl-diphosphate phosphatase produces the protein MDPLLLFKALILGVVEGLTEFLPISSTGHLILVGDLLNFNDERGKAFEIIIQFGAILAVCWEYRQRLLKVTSTLWTSKQSQKFVLHVVIACVPAMGLGLLFGKYIKAYLFSPVPVASAFIVGAFIIFWAEYRQTRSSNMKKINSVDELTPIDALKIGLAQCAALIPGTSRSGATIIGGMLFGLPRAVATEFSFFLAIPVIGGATAYELLKIANSSHSIGFGDFAPALLVGFVAAFISAFICVRWLIHYVAHHNFIPFAWYRIIFGAIVLFTSYTGLVAWSN, from the coding sequence ATGGACCCATTACTATTATTTAAAGCCCTCATTTTAGGAGTGGTTGAGGGCCTCACTGAATTTTTGCCCATTTCTAGCACTGGGCATTTAATCTTGGTGGGCGACCTACTAAACTTTAATGATGAACGTGGCAAAGCCTTTGAAATCATTATTCAGTTCGGAGCTATTTTGGCAGTGTGTTGGGAGTATCGTCAGCGCCTTCTGAAAGTGACTAGTACCTTATGGACTAGTAAACAATCTCAAAAATTTGTATTGCATGTCGTCATCGCCTGTGTTCCGGCGATGGGTTTGGGGCTTCTATTTGGTAAATACATTAAGGCATACTTATTTTCACCAGTGCCAGTAGCCAGCGCTTTTATCGTAGGGGCATTCATTATTTTTTGGGCTGAGTATCGGCAAACCCGATCTAGTAATATGAAGAAGATCAATAGCGTTGATGAGCTTACCCCCATAGATGCTCTAAAAATTGGCCTAGCTCAGTGTGCTGCATTAATACCTGGGACTTCTCGTTCGGGGGCAACGATTATTGGCGGGATGCTGTTTGGCCTACCCCGAGCTGTAGCAACCGAGTTCTCATTCTTCTTGGCGATCCCAGTCATTGGCGGAGCAACCGCTTATGAGTTATTGAAAATCGCTAATTCAAGTCATTCGATTGGGTTTGGAGACTTTGCGCCAGCATTGCTAGTGGGCTTTGTGGCTGCTTTTATTTCGGCCTTTATATGCGTACGTTGGCTGATCCATTATGTTGCACATCACAACTTTATTCCATTTGCTTGGTATCGCATTATCTTTGGTGCAATTGTCCTATTCACTTCCTATACTGGCCTAGTCGCCTGGTCTAATTAG
- a CDS encoding DUF2721 domain-containing protein, with the protein MNLTIDTIQANIQLALAPVFLLTAVATLVTAITARLARNVDRMRFIQNELYSNHELNDKLRLHYEKEIIEFKTRGRLCTLAIFFDVLAGVLISLTVLELFFLQTGAARIVEVGYVVITFVAGLVSFVIALALILVEVVFAYRSTSWDLPTIDKSNKTRMY; encoded by the coding sequence ATGAACTTAACGATTGATACTATTCAGGCTAATATTCAGTTAGCTTTAGCCCCAGTATTTCTATTAACAGCGGTGGCTACTCTGGTCACGGCTATCACGGCACGCTTAGCCCGTAATGTGGATCGGATGCGTTTTATACAGAATGAGTTATATAGTAATCATGAGTTAAACGACAAATTACGACTGCATTATGAAAAAGAAATCATAGAGTTCAAAACACGCGGACGCTTATGTACCTTAGCAATCTTTTTTGATGTGCTCGCTGGAGTCCTGATCTCGTTAACCGTACTGGAGCTATTTTTCTTACAAACAGGCGCCGCACGTATAGTAGAGGTGGGTTATGTCGTCATAACCTTTGTAGCTGGTTTAGTATCGTTTGTTATCGCTCTCGCGCTGATATTGGTGGAGGTTGTATTTGCGTATCGCTCGACAAGCTGGGATTTGCCTACGATTGATAAATCTAATAAAACCCGTATGTACTAA
- a CDS encoding UDP-glucuronic acid decarboxylase family protein, whose amino-acid sequence MSFNQNKILITGGAGFLGSHLTEKLLSQGNDVLVVDNFFTGTKQNLAHLLGNTNLEVIRHDVTLPLYVEVNQIYNLACPASPVHYQFDPVQTTKTSVHGAINMLGLAKRTRARILQASTSEVYGDPEVHPQPESYWGKVNPIGIRSCYDEGKRCAETLFFDYHRQHQTDIKVVRIFNTYGPRMHPNDGRVVSNFIVQALQDKDITIYGDGSQTRSFCYVDDLIDAMIKTMNSEKGFTGPVNIGNPDEFTMLQLAEMVLKLSNSKSKIIYQPLPSDDPKQRQPNIDLAKTKLGWRPKVNLEDGLKETIAYFKRMI is encoded by the coding sequence ATGTCCTTTAATCAGAACAAAATCCTTATCACTGGCGGCGCAGGTTTTCTGGGTTCACACTTAACCGAGAAATTATTATCACAAGGCAATGATGTTTTGGTTGTTGATAATTTTTTTACAGGAACAAAACAGAATCTAGCGCATCTTTTAGGCAATACCAATTTAGAAGTCATACGTCACGACGTGACCCTTCCCCTGTACGTAGAAGTAAATCAAATTTATAACCTAGCCTGCCCTGCATCTCCAGTTCACTATCAATTTGATCCTGTACAAACCACCAAAACGAGTGTGCATGGAGCGATTAATATGCTGGGCCTTGCCAAAAGAACTAGAGCCCGGATTTTGCAAGCCTCAACTAGTGAGGTGTATGGGGATCCAGAGGTGCACCCTCAGCCCGAAAGCTACTGGGGTAAGGTCAATCCAATTGGTATTCGCTCATGCTATGACGAGGGTAAGCGTTGCGCCGAAACTCTGTTTTTTGATTATCACCGGCAGCATCAAACCGATATTAAGGTGGTGCGTATTTTTAATACCTACGGGCCCCGCATGCACCCCAATGATGGGCGCGTAGTGAGTAATTTCATTGTGCAGGCTCTTCAAGATAAGGACATTACTATTTATGGGGATGGCTCACAAACACGGAGCTTTTGCTACGTGGATGATTTGATAGATGCCATGATCAAAACGATGAACTCAGAAAAAGGGTTTACTGGTCCAGTCAATATTGGCAATCCGGATGAGTTCACGATGTTGCAATTGGCAGAAATGGTTCTTAAGCTATCGAATAGTAAATCCAAAATTATTTATCAACCCCTACCATCAGATGACCCCAAGCAACGCCAACCCAATATTGATTTAGCTAAAACTAAGCTTGGTTGGCGGCCCAAGGTTAATCTTGAAGATGGTTTAAAAGAGACCATTGCTTACTTCAAAAGAATGATCTAA
- a CDS encoding NAD-dependent succinate-semialdehyde dehydrogenase yields the protein MNAPESIANPATLLKNPALFRQDALINGQWIKASANQRFLVRNPATGQNLALVANLNTADAHEAIQAADIALPAWRGKVAKERAGIMRKWFELILANADDLATLMTLEQGKPLVEAKGEVVYGASFVEWFAEEAKRVMGAIPSSTWGDKRTIVLKQAIGVCVAITPWNFPIAMITRKIAPAMAAGCTIVIKPAEQTPLSALAIAYLAQQAGVPDGVINIVTADSEESIAVGKVLCESPIVRHLSFTGSTEVGRILMAQSAPTIKKLALELGGHAPFIVFDDADIDAAVAGAMVSKYRNAGQTCVCANRFYVHKKVHDIFVEKLATATKSIKIGNGLEQGISQGPLIDQQAIEKVERHVADALSKGARLVIGGKRSSLGGTYYEPTVLAGVNSSMLITVEETFGPVAPVIPFESDEDVVKLANSSQFGLASYFYSRDIGRIWKIAEALEFGMVGVNTGLISNEVAPFGGVKQSGLGREGSSWGIDEYLEMKYVCIGL from the coding sequence ATGAACGCCCCAGAATCGATTGCTAACCCCGCCACGCTTCTTAAAAATCCCGCCCTATTTAGGCAAGATGCCCTGATCAATGGGCAGTGGATTAAGGCATCAGCCAACCAGCGCTTCCTGGTTCGCAACCCTGCGACGGGCCAAAACCTGGCATTAGTAGCCAACCTCAACACTGCCGATGCCCATGAGGCGATCCAAGCCGCTGATATAGCCCTGCCCGCATGGCGGGGCAAAGTTGCCAAAGAGCGCGCTGGGATTATGCGTAAATGGTTTGAATTAATTTTGGCTAACGCCGATGATCTAGCAACCCTGATGACATTGGAACAGGGCAAGCCTCTGGTGGAGGCTAAAGGAGAGGTTGTATACGGGGCCTCTTTTGTGGAATGGTTTGCTGAGGAAGCCAAACGCGTAATGGGGGCCATACCCTCAAGCACCTGGGGCGATAAACGCACCATCGTCCTTAAACAAGCGATTGGGGTTTGTGTGGCCATTACTCCCTGGAACTTTCCAATTGCCATGATCACTCGCAAAATTGCGCCAGCCATGGCAGCAGGTTGCACGATCGTGATTAAACCTGCTGAGCAAACCCCCCTATCAGCCTTGGCAATTGCCTACCTAGCCCAACAGGCCGGGGTTCCCGATGGGGTGATTAATATCGTGACCGCAGACTCAGAAGAATCCATTGCGGTCGGTAAGGTGCTTTGCGAATCCCCCATCGTGCGCCACCTTTCGTTTACTGGATCAACCGAGGTCGGTCGCATCTTAATGGCCCAATCTGCGCCTACGATCAAGAAACTAGCTCTAGAGTTAGGTGGTCACGCGCCATTTATTGTGTTTGACGATGCTGATATTGATGCTGCGGTGGCGGGTGCAATGGTCTCTAAATATCGCAATGCAGGCCAAACCTGTGTATGCGCCAACCGTTTCTATGTTCATAAAAAGGTCCATGATATTTTTGTGGAAAAGCTGGCGACTGCTACTAAATCGATCAAGATTGGTAATGGTCTTGAACAAGGGATCTCGCAAGGCCCTCTGATTGATCAACAGGCCATTGAGAAAGTAGAACGGCATGTGGCCGATGCACTCAGCAAAGGAGCGCGTCTCGTCATTGGAGGAAAGCGCTCCAGTCTAGGTGGCACCTACTATGAGCCTACCGTACTAGCAGGTGTTAATAGCTCGATGCTCATCACCGTGGAAGAAACGTTTGGACCGGTGGCTCCAGTTATTCCTTTTGAGAGCGATGAGGATGTCGTGAAACTAGCGAATAGCAGTCAATTCGGATTGGCTTCTTACTTCTATAGCAGGGATATTGGTCGTATTTGGAAGATCGCTGAAGCCCTTGAATTTGGGATGGTGGGTGTTAATACCGGTCTGATCTCAAACGAAGTCGCCCCATTTGGTGGAGTAAAACAATCCGGTCTAGGTCGGGAGGGAAGCTCTTGGGGCATTGATGAGTACCTCGAAATGAAATACGTTTGTATTGGGCTATAA
- the trmB gene encoding tRNA (guanosine(46)-N7)-methyltransferase TrmB: MEKTKAIDGRIRKIRSFVRRAGRTTNAQSRAMNELAPQFLLPFDSKLFDWSIFDSLSSPDQNQFPQRILEIGFGMGESTAHIAQVRPQDVFLGIEVHEPGVGALLKKIGELQLSNLRLIQYDAVEVLEHMIARESLDGVHIFFPDPWYKKRHHKRRLIQEDFITLLASRLKSGGYIHLATDWHHYAEQMLLVLNQHPKLENSSKQLVLLEAIELSNAKQEIGGIVFSHEHLAKPHAGYVERPAYRPITKFENRGLKLGHGVWDLLYQKR; encoded by the coding sequence ATGGAAAAAACCAAAGCCATCGATGGGCGGATTCGCAAGATCCGCTCCTTTGTTCGAAGGGCTGGAAGAACTACTAATGCTCAATCTAGGGCAATGAATGAGTTAGCTCCTCAATTTCTGCTTCCTTTTGATAGTAAGTTATTTGATTGGTCTATTTTTGATTCATTGTCCAGCCCAGATCAAAATCAATTCCCGCAGCGTATTCTTGAGATTGGCTTTGGGATGGGCGAATCCACAGCTCATATTGCTCAGGTTCGGCCCCAAGACGTATTTTTAGGCATTGAGGTACATGAGCCTGGCGTAGGTGCATTGCTTAAGAAAATTGGCGAGTTGCAGTTAAGCAATCTCCGCCTGATTCAGTACGATGCTGTCGAGGTGTTGGAGCACATGATTGCTAGAGAGTCTTTGGATGGCGTGCATATATTCTTTCCGGATCCTTGGTATAAGAAGCGACATCATAAGCGTCGCTTAATTCAAGAAGACTTTATTACTCTTTTGGCGTCACGTCTTAAAAGTGGTGGGTATATTCATTTGGCAACAGATTGGCATCACTATGCCGAGCAAATGTTACTAGTTCTAAATCAACACCCTAAGCTCGAAAATAGCTCTAAGCAGTTGGTGTTACTAGAAGCAATAGAACTAAGCAATGCCAAGCAAGAAATCGGCGGAATAGTATTTAGCCACGAGCACTTAGCCAAGCCACACGCTGGCTATGTGGAGCGGCCCGCTTATCGACCCATCACTAAGTTTGAGAATCGTGGCCTTAAGTTAGGCCACGGGGTTTGGGATTTACTCTATCAAAAGAGATAA
- the ribD gene encoding bifunctional diaminohydroxyphosphoribosylaminopyrimidine deaminase/5-amino-6-(5-phosphoribosylamino)uracil reductase RibD, whose protein sequence is MAQFSPFDQQMMSLALQEARKALYLSNPNPRVGCVICKGDKILGQGFTQRVGGNHAEIEAIANARHLGASDSDLQGSAVYVSLEPCSHKGRTPPCCDALERIGPARVVIAMQDPNPKVSGQGVARLVQLGITVHCGLLEQEATSLNLGFVKRMTQGLPYVRMKIAASLDGRTALLNRQSQWITGAAARADGHHWRAQACAILSGGGTVREDDPQLTVRDVVTQRQPLRVIVDSHLETPLNAKVLNDANVLLVCANPEPKHLRAMQDALKEKGIPILELPNPKGKVDLPKLFSYLAKEYEINEVHVEAGFKLNGSLVRESCVDELLIYQAPCFLGDGLGMANIASLNQLSDRQDWTIIDHRLIGGDLRIRAVPNKAKK, encoded by the coding sequence ATGGCTCAATTTAGTCCCTTTGATCAACAAATGATGTCCCTTGCTTTACAAGAGGCAAGGAAGGCTTTGTATCTCTCTAATCCTAATCCACGCGTAGGTTGTGTGATTTGTAAAGGAGACAAAATCTTAGGACAAGGTTTTACGCAACGCGTTGGAGGTAATCATGCTGAGATTGAGGCAATTGCCAACGCACGTCATCTAGGCGCTAGTGACTCTGATTTACAGGGAAGCGCTGTATATGTTAGCTTAGAACCATGCTCACATAAAGGTAGGACACCACCTTGCTGTGATGCTCTAGAAAGGATTGGTCCTGCGCGAGTAGTCATTGCAATGCAAGATCCAAATCCAAAGGTCTCCGGACAAGGGGTGGCACGTTTAGTTCAATTGGGCATTACCGTCCATTGCGGGCTTTTGGAACAAGAAGCTACTTCGCTCAATCTTGGGTTTGTGAAGCGCATGACCCAAGGCTTGCCCTATGTGCGCATGAAGATCGCAGCGAGCCTTGATGGAAGAACGGCATTATTGAATAGACAAAGTCAGTGGATTACAGGAGCTGCAGCCCGTGCCGACGGACATCATTGGCGTGCCCAAGCTTGCGCTATTTTGTCGGGCGGTGGGACTGTACGAGAGGACGATCCTCAATTAACAGTGCGTGATGTTGTAACCCAGCGACAACCTCTACGAGTAATTGTGGATTCTCACTTAGAGACACCCCTAAATGCAAAGGTATTAAACGATGCAAACGTATTACTGGTGTGCGCCAACCCTGAGCCCAAGCATTTGCGTGCGATGCAGGATGCACTAAAAGAGAAGGGGATTCCTATCCTAGAGCTTCCTAACCCCAAGGGTAAGGTAGATCTACCAAAATTATTTTCGTATTTAGCCAAAGAGTATGAGATCAATGAAGTTCATGTTGAGGCTGGTTTTAAATTAAATGGCTCACTGGTTCGAGAGAGTTGCGTGGATGAACTATTAATCTATCAGGCCCCCTGCTTTTTGGGGGATGGACTGGGTATGGCCAATATCGCCAGTCTTAATCAACTATCCGATCGTCAAGATTGGACGATTATTGATCACAGATTGATTGGCGGTGATCTACGTATTCGGGCTGTACCGAATAAAGCAAAGAAGTAA
- the ribH gene encoding 6,7-dimethyl-8-ribityllumazine synthase: MNDIDVFEADLDGQDLRIAIVQARFNEEHCQALSESCINELLALGVSHTDIQLVTVPGALEIPFALSQLVKTDEFDAFIALGAVIRGETYHFELVSNESASGITRISLDAGVPIANGILTCDTDEQATARTSEKGRDCARAAVEMANLALALTPDIEIESE, translated from the coding sequence ATGAACGACATCGATGTTTTTGAGGCAGACTTAGACGGACAGGATCTACGGATTGCTATTGTGCAGGCGCGGTTTAATGAAGAGCACTGCCAAGCCCTGTCAGAATCATGCATTAATGAATTGCTTGCCTTGGGTGTTTCCCATACCGATATACAACTTGTTACCGTTCCTGGCGCTCTAGAGATACCCTTTGCTCTTTCTCAACTCGTAAAAACAGATGAGTTTGATGCCTTCATCGCCTTAGGCGCGGTAATTCGTGGGGAAACCTATCACTTTGAGTTAGTTTCTAACGAGTCTGCTAGTGGTATTACACGCATTAGCCTAGATGCCGGTGTGCCGATTGCGAATGGCATTCTTACATGCGATACCGACGAGCAAGCGACTGCTCGCACGAGTGAGAAAGGGCGCGATTGTGCCAGAGCTGCTGTTGAAATGGCAAACCTTGCTCTAGCACTTACTCCTGATATTGAAATTGAGTCGGAGTGA
- a CDS encoding lytic transglycosylase domain-containing protein produces the protein MNQYIFDKLKVLDLHKMDLLAALQRWGQSMLALLVAAVLAVWLIGPKTGAGLFDLAHYLVPAEARALILGTDSAEILTADESASQLKLWNSAGRDIPSIASQAALIPTHLVDHSAMDRGILRTEAERKAVASHLAKKFQLSPEDTAHYVAQAIAVGKEVNLDPTLILAVMATESSFNPRAESRAGAQGLMQVRTHVHQEKFEPYGGPLAAFIPEANIRVGALILKACIAKAGSLEAGLKNYLGAPNAASGINTYTGKVFSEREELRSIARRFSNNV, from the coding sequence ATGAACCAATATATTTTTGACAAGTTGAAAGTTCTAGATCTTCACAAGATGGATCTTTTGGCGGCCTTACAGCGATGGGGTCAATCGATGCTTGCCTTGCTAGTGGCCGCTGTTTTGGCTGTCTGGCTGATTGGGCCTAAAACCGGTGCCGGGCTCTTTGATCTAGCCCACTATTTAGTACCAGCCGAGGCGCGGGCATTAATCTTAGGTACTGATAGTGCAGAAATACTAACTGCTGATGAGTCCGCCAGCCAACTCAAGCTATGGAATTCTGCTGGGCGTGATATTCCTTCGATCGCTAGTCAGGCTGCTTTAATTCCGACTCACTTAGTCGATCACTCCGCTATGGACAGGGGTATTTTGCGAACAGAGGCTGAGAGAAAGGCAGTTGCATCCCATTTAGCTAAGAAGTTTCAGTTATCTCCAGAAGATACGGCTCACTATGTTGCGCAAGCGATTGCTGTCGGCAAGGAAGTCAACCTAGACCCTACCTTAATCTTGGCAGTGATGGCCACCGAATCAAGCTTTAACCCCCGGGCAGAGAGTCGGGCTGGCGCACAAGGCCTAATGCAAGTTCGCACCCACGTTCATCAAGAGAAATTTGAGCCCTATGGCGGCCCTCTGGCGGCATTTATACCGGAGGCGAATATACGCGTAGGCGCCTTGATCCTAAAGGCCTGTATCGCAAAGGCTGGATCTTTAGAAGCGGGTCTTAAGAACTACCTTGGGGCACCAAATGCTGCTAGTGGAATCAATACCTACACTGGTAAAGTATTTTCTGAGCGGGAAGAATTACGCAGTATTGCTCGGCGCTTTAGCAATAACGTTTAA
- the ribBA gene encoding bifunctional 3,4-dihydroxy-2-butanone-4-phosphate synthase/GTP cyclohydrolase II — protein MPNPQSVAISPVQEIVAELRAGKMIILVDEEDRENEGDLVLAADHVNAEAINFMAKHGRGLICLTLSKERCQQLNLPLMVRENSTALGTNFTVSIEAASGVTTGISAADRARTIQAAVAPNAKPNDLVQPGHVFPLMAQPGGVLIRSGHTEAGCDLASLAGCSPTAVICEIMKDDGNMARLPDLLEFAKAHQLKIGTIADLIQYRSQTESIVVRESEREFMSPWGKFQGVVYRDKPSNCLHLALIKGQPQPHQEVLVRVHEPVTILDLLDTESSTHSWPLSKALEAIAQSTSGVAVLLNAAGIAAPSELKWLHQFDKLCQQATDVNNKASSVNTKSSIERKTDFRSYGIGAQILKDLQVQKMCLLANSARVPSLSGYKLEITGNIPYSANSSKRGHP, from the coding sequence ATGCCAAACCCTCAATCTGTTGCCATTAGTCCTGTTCAAGAAATCGTTGCCGAGCTACGCGCCGGCAAGATGATTATCTTGGTCGATGAGGAGGATCGTGAAAATGAAGGGGATCTAGTGCTCGCTGCTGATCATGTCAATGCAGAAGCAATTAACTTCATGGCCAAGCACGGACGGGGCTTAATTTGTTTAACCTTAAGTAAAGAGCGTTGTCAGCAACTTAATCTCCCTTTAATGGTTCGTGAAAACAGCACTGCCCTTGGGACCAACTTTACCGTCTCGATTGAGGCAGCCTCCGGCGTGACCACGGGTATCTCTGCAGCTGATCGCGCCCGCACAATTCAGGCGGCTGTAGCGCCAAATGCTAAGCCCAATGATTTAGTTCAGCCAGGGCATGTATTTCCCTTGATGGCTCAACCGGGCGGTGTTTTAATTCGGTCCGGTCATACTGAAGCAGGGTGTGATCTAGCCAGTCTTGCTGGTTGCTCTCCGACCGCAGTCATTTGTGAAATCATGAAAGATGACGGTAATATGGCGCGCCTGCCTGATCTCCTAGAGTTTGCAAAAGCGCATCAACTCAAGATTGGTACCATTGCCGACCTGATTCAGTATCGCAGTCAAACAGAGAGTATTGTGGTGCGCGAATCCGAGCGCGAGTTTATGAGCCCTTGGGGTAAATTTCAGGGAGTGGTCTATCGTGACAAACCGAGCAACTGTTTGCACCTAGCACTGATTAAAGGACAACCTCAGCCTCATCAAGAGGTCTTAGTTCGTGTGCACGAGCCAGTCACCATTTTGGATCTTCTGGACACCGAGAGCTCCACGCACTCCTGGCCTCTCAGTAAGGCACTAGAGGCAATTGCTCAATCTACAAGCGGGGTTGCCGTACTTCTCAATGCTGCTGGAATTGCAGCACCCTCTGAATTGAAGTGGCTACATCAATTTGATAAGCTGTGCCAACAAGCTACAGATGTCAACAATAAGGCGTCAAGTGTCAACACTAAATCTAGCATTGAACGAAAGACCGACTTTCGGAGTTACGGTATTGGTGCTCAGATCCTCAAAGATTTGCAAGTTCAAAAAATGTGCCTCTTGGCTAATTCTGCTCGTGTACCAAGTCTATCTGGCTATAAACTTGAAATTACTGGGAACATTCCCTACTCTGCCAATTCATCTAAAAGGGGCCATCCATGA